A region of Rhodanobacteraceae bacterium DNA encodes the following proteins:
- a CDS encoding Transcriptional regulator, ArsR family, which produces MCGSLTRCTQPRFAYNESMDVERNDAPIADVAAAIAEPARARMLCRLLDGHARTGTELSIVAGVSASTASAHLAKLVAHRLVKVAAQGRHRYYRLASAHVATALEALTVVAGVPQAPFVPSTPDRLRAARTCYDHMAGALAVALHDRMFALHWLAHAPANGDGAYEVTRAGHKALGALGVDVGEVRARRRRFACGCLDWSERRPHLAGALGAALLDLSLERRWIERDLDSRALSVTRNGRRALRERFGIEA; this is translated from the coding sequence ATGTGCGGCAGCCTGACGCGTTGCACGCAGCCACGCTTCGCTTACAATGAAAGTATGGATGTCGAACGCAACGATGCGCCCATCGCGGATGTCGCCGCGGCGATCGCCGAACCGGCGCGCGCGCGCATGCTGTGCCGCCTGTTGGACGGCCACGCACGCACGGGTACGGAGTTGTCGATCGTGGCAGGGGTGAGCGCATCCACGGCGAGTGCGCATCTCGCCAAGTTGGTGGCGCACAGGCTGGTGAAGGTGGCGGCGCAGGGACGGCATCGTTACTACCGCCTCGCGAGCGCGCACGTCGCGACGGCGCTGGAAGCATTGACCGTGGTTGCCGGCGTGCCGCAAGCGCCGTTCGTGCCGAGCACGCCGGACCGCTTGCGCGCGGCGCGTACCTGTTACGACCACATGGCCGGCGCGTTGGCCGTGGCGCTGCACGACCGGATGTTCGCGTTGCACTGGCTGGCGCATGCGCCGGCCAATGGTGATGGCGCCTACGAAGTCACGCGCGCGGGCCACAAGGCGTTGGGCGCCCTCGGCGTGGACGTGGGCGAGGTGCGCGCGCGGCGCCGGCGCTTTGCGTGCGGATGCCTCGACTGGAGTGAACGCCGCCCGCATCTCGCCGGTGCGCTGGGCGCAGCCTTGCTGGATTTGTCACTCGAGCGCCGCTGGATCGAGCGCGATCTCGACAGCCGCGCATTGAGCGTCACCCGCAATGGGCGCCGTGCGTTGCGCGAACGCTTTGGGATCGAGGCGTAG
- a CDS encoding Glutaminyl-tRNA synthetase — protein sequence MADEHAPLVTNFIRQIVLADQASGKHGGRVATRFPPEPNGHLHLGHAKAICLDFGIAREFGGTCNLRLDDTNPGKEDPAFVEGIKDSVHWLGFEWSELRHASDYFEVFYRAALKLIEDGKAYVDDLDAEQVREFRGTLTEPGRDSPFRNRSVEENLDLFRRMRAGEFADGSRTLRAKIDMASGNINLRDPALYRIRKVAHQNTGDAWPIYPMYDFAHALSDALEGITHSFCTLEFEDHRPLYDWCVDNVDFPNHPQLWQPLVEKGLRTAPSKPRQIEFARGNLSYTVMSKRKLLELVNGHLVDGWDDPRMPTLAGARRRGFTAAAIRTFWERAGLSKQNSVIDVGVLEACVREDLDAHAPRRMAVLDPLKLVITNLPDGHEETLSFPNHPKDEAFGTRAVPFARELWIEREDFAEVPPKGFKRLVPGGEVRLRGVGIVRCDEVVKDTAGNVAALRCTLDPESRHGLPGADRKVKGTIHWVSAKHAIEAEVRLYDRLFDAADPDADADGKTWLDHINPDSRRMIRGFLEPSLRDAVPEQHFQFERTGYFVADRHDHSRERLVFNRTVTLRDAWSQNAR from the coding sequence ATGGCGGACGAACACGCTCCCCTCGTCACCAACTTCATCCGCCAGATCGTGCTGGCCGACCAGGCCTCGGGCAAGCACGGCGGCCGCGTGGCCACGCGTTTCCCGCCGGAACCGAACGGACACCTGCACCTCGGCCACGCCAAGGCGATCTGCCTGGACTTCGGGATCGCACGCGAATTCGGCGGCACCTGCAACCTGCGCCTCGACGACACCAATCCCGGCAAGGAAGACCCGGCGTTCGTCGAAGGCATCAAGGATTCGGTGCACTGGCTGGGCTTCGAATGGAGCGAATTGCGCCACGCCTCGGATTATTTCGAGGTGTTCTATCGCGCGGCGCTGAAACTGATCGAGGACGGCAAGGCCTACGTGGATGATCTCGACGCCGAGCAGGTACGCGAATTCCGCGGCACGCTCACCGAACCTGGCCGCGATTCACCGTTCCGCAACCGCTCCGTCGAGGAAAACCTCGACCTGTTCCGGCGCATGCGCGCGGGCGAATTCGCCGACGGCTCGCGCACGCTGCGCGCGAAGATCGACATGGCCTCGGGCAACATCAACCTGCGCGATCCCGCGCTGTACCGCATCCGCAAGGTGGCGCACCAGAACACCGGCGATGCGTGGCCGATCTATCCGATGTACGACTTCGCGCATGCGCTGTCGGACGCGCTGGAAGGCATTACGCATTCGTTCTGCACACTGGAGTTCGAGGACCACCGCCCGCTGTACGACTGGTGCGTGGACAACGTCGATTTCCCGAACCATCCGCAACTGTGGCAACCGCTGGTCGAGAAGGGTTTGCGCACCGCGCCGTCGAAACCGCGCCAGATCGAATTCGCACGCGGCAATCTTTCCTACACCGTGATGAGCAAGCGCAAGCTGCTGGAACTGGTCAACGGCCATCTGGTCGACGGCTGGGACGACCCGCGCATGCCGACCCTGGCCGGCGCGCGCCGGCGCGGCTTCACCGCCGCCGCGATCCGCACCTTCTGGGAACGCGCGGGGCTGTCGAAACAGAACAGCGTGATCGACGTCGGTGTGCTGGAAGCCTGTGTGCGCGAGGATCTCGACGCGCATGCGCCGCGCCGGATGGCGGTGCTGGACCCGCTGAAACTCGTGATCACCAACCTGCCCGACGGTCACGAAGAAACCTTGTCGTTTCCCAATCACCCCAAGGACGAAGCGTTCGGCACGCGCGCGGTGCCGTTCGCGCGCGAGCTGTGGATCGAACGCGAGGACTTCGCCGAAGTTCCGCCCAAGGGTTTCAAGCGCCTCGTGCCCGGCGGCGAAGTGCGCCTGCGCGGCGTCGGCATCGTGCGCTGCGATGAAGTCGTCAAGGATACGGCAGGCAACGTCGCCGCACTGCGCTGCACGCTCGATCCCGAATCGCGCCACGGCCTGCCGGGCGCCGACCGCAAAGTGAAAGGCACGATCCACTGGGTCAGCGCGAAGCACGCGATCGAAGCCGAAGTGCGCCTGTACGACCGCCTGTTCGACGCCGCCGATCCCGATGCCGACGCGGACGGCAAGACCTGGCTCGACCATATCAATCCGGATTCGCGCCGCATGATCCGCGGTTTCCTCGAACCGTCGCTGCGCGACGCCGTGCCCGAACAACATTTCCAGTTCGAGCGCACCGGCTATTTCGTCGCCGACCGCCATGACCATTCGCGCGAGCGTCTGGTATTCAACCGCACGGTCACGTTGCGCGACGCGTGGTCGCAAAACGCACGTTGA